The Triticum dicoccoides isolate Atlit2015 ecotype Zavitan chromosome 6A, WEW_v2.0, whole genome shotgun sequence genome has a window encoding:
- the LOC119318742 gene encoding probable NOT transcription complex subunit VIP2: MSGLLNSNLNTSTSNLPDSSGRPFTTSFSGQSGSVQGFHHSGLHNIHGNYSLPNMPGSLAQRNAAMSGLPSSGVQQPGGSISGRFASNNLPVAMSQIPHAHSGVSGRGMNVGGGQAFSSGMNMGGTIQGLSSNLGTSGNRNSVPGNPALGNLGPRITSSAGNIVGGSNIGRNISSGGLSVPSISSRIDFSGNAASGRLNVQGSNRMMNGLIPQGSSQLMNMIGSSYPTSGASLSQNQMQPGNSSLGSMGMLHDASDSAPFNINDFPQLTGRPNSAGGPQGQYGSLRKQGVGVNSIVQQNQEFSIQNEDFPALPGFKGGSSDYPMELHHKEQLHENVPVMQAQQYPMSRSVGFNLGSSYQPNRQQHQQGAANSIQSGGPQNIGLRPLNSQSQTSSLGSYEQLLQQYQQPQTQSPFRLQQMSSSAAQTYADHGLKPILGGRTPPDPYGLLGLLGVIRMNDPDLSSLALGIDLTTLGLNLNSPDNLYKTFGSPFSNEPAKGEPEYTTPACYVAEQPPALQPMHFQKFQTLILLYIFYSMPKDEAQICAANELYNRGWYYHKEARQWFTRITNMEPLVKTPTYERGSYAFFDQGNWETVRKDNFVLHYELVEKRPSLPSVSQIVR, translated from the exons ATGTCCGGCTTGCTCAAT TCAAATCTTAACACTTCCACATCGAACCTTCCAGACTCATCCGGACGGCCATTCACAACATCCTTTTCTGGCCAATCTGGATCAGTTCAAGGTTTCCATCACTCTG GTCTGCACAACATTCATGGAAATTACAGTCTTCCAAATATGCCCGGATCACTTGCACAAAGGAATGCTGCGATGAGTGGCCTTCCATCCTCCGGTGTTCAACAGCCTGGAGGGAGCATTTCTGGGAGATTTGCTTCAAACAACCTCCCTGTTGCCATGTCTCAG ATTCCTCATGCACATTCAGGTGTCAGTGGTAGAGGAATGAATGTTGGTGGAGGTCAAGCATTCAGCAGTGGAATGAACATGGGTGGGACCATTCAAGGTTTGTCCTCAAACTTGGGCACCAGTGGTAATCGAAATTCTGTCCCTGGCAATCCAGCTTTAGGAAACCTGGGTCCACGTATTACAAGCTCCGCGGGAAACATTGTGGGTGGAAGTAACATTGGAAGAAATATAAGCTCTGGTGGATTGTCGGTGCCGAGTATCTCATCACGCATCGATTTTAGTGGCAATGCTGCAAGTGGAAGACTAAATGTGCAAGGATCCAACAGGATGATGAATGGCCTTATTCCGCAAG GATCGTCGCAACTGATGAATATGATTGGAAGTTCATACCCAACGTCTGGTGCTTCATTGTCCCAGAACCAAATGCAACCAGGAAATAGTTCTCTGGGTTCTATGGGGATGCTACATGACGCCAGTGACAGCGCTCCATTCAACATCAATGATTTCCCCCAATTGACTGGTCGACCTAATTCAGCTGGTGGTCCACAGGGACAATATG GATCACTACGGAAGCAAGGAGTTGGTGTTAACTCCATTGTTCAACAAAACCAGGAATTCAGTATTCAGAACGAAGATTTCCCCGCTTTGCCAGGATTTAAAG GTGGCAGTTCAGATTATCCTATGGAGTTACACCACAAGGAACAACTTCACGAGAATGTACCTGTAATGCAAGCACAGCAATATCCT ATGTCAAGGTCAGTTGGGTTTAATTTGGGAAGTAGCTATCAACCAAATCGTCAGCAACATCAGCAGGGTGCTGCTAATTCA ATTCAGAGCGGTGGGCCCCAAAATATTGGACTAAGACCACTAAACTCTCAGAGTCAAACCTCTAGTTTGGGATCATACGAGCAACTGCTCCAGCAATACCAGCAGCCGCAGACTCAGAGTCCTTTCAGGTTGCAGCAGATGTCTTCTTCAGCTGCACAGACATATGCGGATCATGGTCTAAAGCCCATTCTGGGAGGCCGAACCCCACCTGATCCATACGGCTTGTTAGGATTGCTGGGAGTTATAAGGATGAATGATCCTGATTTGTCATCTCTTGCTTTGGGAATAGATTTGACAACCttgggtttgaatttgaattcaccaGACAATCTGTACAAGACATTTGGCTCTCCATTTTCAAATGAACCAGCAAAAGGAGAACCCGAATATACTACTCCAGCTTGTTATGTGGCTGAGCAACCCCCAGCACTACAG CCTATGCATTTTCAGAAGTTTCAGACACTCATACTGTTATACATATTCTACAG CATGCCGAAGGATgaagctcaaatatgtgctgccAATGAACT ATATAATCGTGGATGGTATTACCATAAAGAAGCACGGCAATGGTTCACAAGAATTACTAACATGGAGCCTCTTGTCAAAACTCCTACATATGAACGGGGGTCTTATGCCTTCTTTGATCAAGGCAATTGGGAGACAGTCCGTAAG GATAACTTTGTTCTCCATTATGAGCTAGTAGAGAAAAGGCCAAGTCTCCCTTCCGTATCCCAAATTGTTAGGTGA